One window from the genome of Mugil cephalus isolate CIBA_MC_2020 chromosome 23, CIBA_Mcephalus_1.1, whole genome shotgun sequence encodes:
- the LOC125000543 gene encoding G-protein coupled bile acid receptor 1-like: MTEFIAKRVADLPWDWLEMTHMTDYNDSHALLSGENLIYVITVPLSTSIILANLVIILGISWNRQLHNTPNYFFLSLLVADMCTGVALPFIPLMGLNRELSFSSCLVAHVFPNFLFLAFLFNLVMVHYERYICIADPLHYSNLWMHRSFPLALLAVWSPALLYASLPAFGWNNWTGPDWNDCCESNHRTLSNCSANGTACCSYRRVFPNAFIYLEVYGLVLPAILTIAAMTGRVLWITRGQLKNICRLHRSVERGSQASDREQRLNLRYTRCVVAVSLTFLACWVPYIIYMHVCIAFLISDTKWSSTTHIVLSCTGIGSMAVVPLVLGLANRQYTEPACKLIQKLRDRWRRRTEAPEEATL, translated from the exons ATGACTGAATTCATCGCGAAAAG GGTGGCTGACCTTCCATGGGACTGGCTGGAGATGACGCACATGACGGACTACAACGACTCCCACGCCCTGCTCTCCGGAGAGAACCTCATCTACGTCATCACCGTGCCGCTCTCGACCTCCATCATTCTCGCCAACCTCGTCATCATCTTGGGCATCTCCTGGAACCGGCAGCTCCACAACACGCCCAACTACTTCTTCCTCAGCCTGCTGGTGGCCGACATGTGCACGGGCGTGGCGCTGCCTTTTATTCCGTTGATGGGCCTGAACCGGGAGTTGAGCTTCAGCTCCTGCCTGGTGGCGCACGTGTTCCCGAATTTCCTCTTCTTGGCGTTCCTCTTCAACCTGGTGATGGTCCACTACGAGCGCTACATATGCATTGCGGACCCACTGCATTACAGTAACTTGTGGATGCATCGCAGTTTTCCTTTGGCGTTGCTCGCGGTGTGGTCGCCGGCCCTCCTGTACGCATCCCTACCTGCTTTCGGGTGGAATAACTGGACGGGGCCGGATTGGAACGACTGTTGCGAAAGCAACCACAGGACACTGTCGAACTGTTCCGCAAATGGGACGGCGTGCTGCTCGTACAGGCGGGTGTTCCCTAACGCGTTCATCTACTTGGAGGTGTACGGGTTGGTTTTACCCGCTATTCTCACCATCGCTGCCATGACTGGCCGGGTTCTGTGGATCACGAGAGGCCAGCTGAAGAACATTTGCCGCCTCCATCGTTCGGTGGAGCGCGGGAGCCAGGCCTCGGACCGGGAGCAGAGGCTGAACCTGCGGTACACCCGCTGCGTGGTGGCGGTGTCCCTGACCTTCCTCGCCTGCTGGGTCCCCTAcatcatttacatgcacgtgtgCATCGCGTTCCTCATCAGCGACACCAAGTGGAGCTCCACCACTCACATCGTGCTGTCCTGCACCGGCATCGGAAGCATGGCCGTGGTGCCGCTGGTGCTCGGCCTGGCCAACAGGCAGTACACGGAGCCCGCCTGCAAACTCATCCAGAAGCTCAGAGACAGGTGGCGGCGAAGGACAGAGGCGCCCGAGGAGGCTACGCTTTGA
- the LOC125001272 gene encoding keratin, type I cytoskeletal 18-like isoform X1, translating to MPSNTAASMFGGAGGRGARASVASLEGLRSVLRNDTAKDAAPAPQTAPAPAASQAPEPPAVPADDKKTLRGLNDRLSGYLGRVKDLQEANRDLKKEIDDILAKRQAPESRNWDEVQEPLDELKNKVKDLTLDNAKLLLQMDNTKLANDDFKSKLEDETDARKVLEKDLEDLNKTLEESKLNRDQTEKEIDLLKTEIDRVELEHKNHVDDLREKIMASEVKVEIESQNSNLADVVNNIRQQYDKLAQKSLKETEDWYKSKFDNIKVEEAQNTQALQSGKTELKTLLKEKQALEIQIQTTYSMINSLERTADQTRDEYNMRLMPLCKVLANLENELKDIRSQVEHQVETNKNLLCVKMKLEAEINKYQQLIFGMTAEADRTADA from the exons ATGCCTTCCAACACCGCCGCTAGTATGTTTGGTGGAGCCGGAGGAAGAGGCGCCAGGGCGTCGGTAGCGAGCCTGGAGGGGCTGCGCAGTGTGCTCCGCAACGACACGGCCAAAGACGCCGCTCCGGCTCCTCAAACAGCCCCAGCGCCCGCTGCGTCCCAGGCGCCTGAGCCTCCCGCTGTGCCCGCGGACGACAAGAAGACACTGCGGGGTCTGAATGACCGACTGTCCGGCTACCTGGGCAGAGTGAAGGACCTGCAGGAGGCAAACCGCGATCTGAAGAAAGAGATCGATGACATTTTGGCCAAGAGACAAGCACCTGAGAGTCGCAACTGGGATGAAGTCCAGGAACCCCTGGACGAGTTGAAGAACAAG GTCAAAGACCTCACCCTAGACAACGCAAAGCTGCTACTTCAGATGGACAACACCAAGCTGGCAAACGACGACTTCAAGTCAAA GCTGGAGGATGAGACTGATGCTCGGAAGGTGTTGGAAAAAGACCTGGAAGATCTAAACAAAACCCTGGAAGAATCCAAACTGAACCGTGaccagacagagaaagagattgaCTTGCTGAAGACTGAGATTGACCGAGTGGAGCTTGAACACAAAAAT CATGTGGATGATCTGCGTGAGAAGATAATGGCCTCCGAGGTGAAGGTGGAGATCGAGTCCCAGAACTCCAACCTGGCTGACGTTGTCAACAACATCCGCCAGCAGTACGACAAACTGGCTCAGAAGAGCCTGAAGGAGACGGAGGACTGGTACAAGAGCAAG TTTGACAACATCAAAGTGGAGGAGGCCCAAAACACCCAGGCCTTGCAGTCTGGAAAGACTGAGCTCAAGACGCTGCTGAAAGAAAAGCAAGCTCTGGAGATTCAAATTCAGACCACATATAGCATG ATCAACAGCCTGGAGCGGACCGCCGACCAGACCAGGGATGAGTACAATATGCGTCTGATGCCACTGTGCAAGGTGCTGGCTAACCTGGAGAACGAGTTGAAGGACATTAGGTCGCAGGTGGAGCATCAGGTGGAAACCAACAAGAACCTGCTGTGTGTCAAGATGAAGCTGGAGGCTGAGATCAATAAGTATCAGCAGCTGATATTTGGCATGACCGCTGAAGCTGACAG AACAGCAGATGCCTAA
- the LOC125001272 gene encoding keratin, type I cytoskeletal 18-like isoform X2, with product MPSNTAASMFGGAGGRGARASVASLEGLRSVLRNDTAKDAAPAPQTAPAPAASQAPEPPAVPADDKKTLRGLNDRLSGYLGRVKDLQEANRDLKKEIDDILAKRQAPESRNWDEVQEPLDELKNKVKDLTLDNAKLLLQMDNTKLANDDFKSKLEDETDARKVLEKDLEDLNKTLEESKLNRDQTEKEIDLLKTEIDRVELEHKNHVDDLREKIMASEVKVEIESQNSNLADVVNNIRQQYDKLAQKSLKETEDWYKSKFDNIKVEEAQNTQALQSGKTELKTLLKEKQALEIQIQTTYSMINSLERTADQTRDEYNMRLMPLCKVLANLENELKDIRSQVEHQVETNKNLLCVKMKLEAEINKYQQLIFGMTAEADSLEFALEDAVQGEQQMPNAEVPEQLQEVKEETAVKQKSAPSNQSTAPKAPEEASAEVEEGQISKAESEAVSEGAAPAKKKKSKKSKAKKNSSSSSSSSSSSSSSSSSSSSSSSDSEKEDEKAKNEDEVAEA from the exons ATGCCTTCCAACACCGCCGCTAGTATGTTTGGTGGAGCCGGAGGAAGAGGCGCCAGGGCGTCGGTAGCGAGCCTGGAGGGGCTGCGCAGTGTGCTCCGCAACGACACGGCCAAAGACGCCGCTCCGGCTCCTCAAACAGCCCCAGCGCCCGCTGCGTCCCAGGCGCCTGAGCCTCCCGCTGTGCCCGCGGACGACAAGAAGACACTGCGGGGTCTGAATGACCGACTGTCCGGCTACCTGGGCAGAGTGAAGGACCTGCAGGAGGCAAACCGCGATCTGAAGAAAGAGATCGATGACATTTTGGCCAAGAGACAAGCACCTGAGAGTCGCAACTGGGATGAAGTCCAGGAACCCCTGGACGAGTTGAAGAACAAG GTCAAAGACCTCACCCTAGACAACGCAAAGCTGCTACTTCAGATGGACAACACCAAGCTGGCAAACGACGACTTCAAGTCAAA GCTGGAGGATGAGACTGATGCTCGGAAGGTGTTGGAAAAAGACCTGGAAGATCTAAACAAAACCCTGGAAGAATCCAAACTGAACCGTGaccagacagagaaagagattgaCTTGCTGAAGACTGAGATTGACCGAGTGGAGCTTGAACACAAAAAT CATGTGGATGATCTGCGTGAGAAGATAATGGCCTCCGAGGTGAAGGTGGAGATCGAGTCCCAGAACTCCAACCTGGCTGACGTTGTCAACAACATCCGCCAGCAGTACGACAAACTGGCTCAGAAGAGCCTGAAGGAGACGGAGGACTGGTACAAGAGCAAG TTTGACAACATCAAAGTGGAGGAGGCCCAAAACACCCAGGCCTTGCAGTCTGGAAAGACTGAGCTCAAGACGCTGCTGAAAGAAAAGCAAGCTCTGGAGATTCAAATTCAGACCACATATAGCATG ATCAACAGCCTGGAGCGGACCGCCGACCAGACCAGGGATGAGTACAATATGCGTCTGATGCCACTGTGCAAGGTGCTGGCTAACCTGGAGAACGAGTTGAAGGACATTAGGTCGCAGGTGGAGCATCAGGTGGAAACCAACAAGAACCTGCTGTGTGTCAAGATGAAGCTGGAGGCTGAGATCAATAAGTATCAGCAGCTGATATTTGGCATGACCGCTGAAGCTGACAG CTTGGAGTTTGCTTTAGAGGATGCAGTACAGGGAG AACAGCAGATGCCTAACGCCGAGGTGCCCGAACAGCTGCaagaagtgaaagaagaaactgCAGTGAAGCAAAAAAGTGCCCCCTCTAACCAATCTACTGCCCCCAAAGCTCCTGAAGAGGCTTCTGCTGAAGTGGAGGAAGGACAAATTAGCAAGGCAGAGTCCGAGGCTGTCAGCGAAGGAGCTGCTcctgccaaaaagaaaaaatccaaaaagtCCAAAGCTAAGAAGaattcatcctcatcctcatcctcatcctcctcctcctcttcttcctcttcttcatcctcttcatcttcctccgaCTCCgagaaggaagatgaaaaggCCAAAAATGAGGACGAAGTCGCTGAAGCTTGA
- the arpc2 gene encoding actin-related protein 2/3 complex subunit 2 yields MILLEINNRIIEETLSLKFDGASNGTKPEAVDVTFADFDGVLYHISNPNGDKTKVMVSISLKFYKELQEHGADELLKRVYGNFLVSPEAGYNVSLLYDLDALPANKDEVVHQAGMLKRNCFASVFEKYFKFQEEGKEGESRAVVHYRDDESMYVEAKKDRVTVVFSTVFKDDDDVIIGKVFMQEFKEGRRASHTAPQVLFSHREPPLELKDTDAAVGDNIGYITFVLFPRHTNANARDNTINLIHTFRDYLHYHIKCSKAYIHTRMRAKTSDFLKVLNRARPDAEKKEMKTISGKTFSR; encoded by the exons ATGATCCTGCTAGAAATCAATAACCGCATTATAGAAGAGACGTTGTCGTTGAAGTTCGACGGCGCATCCAACGG AACCAAACCAGAGGCCGTCGATGTGACGTTTGCGG ACTTCGATGGCGTCTTGTACCACATCTCCAACCCCAACGGGGACAAGACCAAAGTGATGGTCAGCATCTCCCTCAAGTTCTACAAGGAGCTGCAGGAGCATGGAGCTGACGAG ctgcTCAAGAGGGTCTATGGGAATTTCCTGGTTTCACCAGAGGCTG GCTACAACGTGTCCCTCCTCTACGACCTGGACGCGCTACCGGCCAACAAAGACGAGGTTGTCCACCAGGCGGGGATGCTCAAGAGGAACTGCTTCGCCTCCGTGTTCGAAAAGTACTTCAAGTTCCAGGAAGAAGGCAAAGAGGGCGAGAGCAGGGCTGTGGTCCACTACAGAGACGATGAGTCCAT GTACGTGGAAGCCAAGAAGGACAGGGTGACGGTGGTGTTCAGCACAGTGTTCAAAGACGACGATGATGTCATCATCGGCAAAGTCTTCATGCAG GAGTTCAAAGAGGGTCGGAGAGCCAGCCACACAGCTCCCCAGGTGCTGTTTAGCCACAGGGAGCCTCCTCTGGAGCTGAAGGATACAGACGCCGCCGTCGGGGACAACATTGGATACATCACCTTCG TCCTGTTCCCACGCCACACAAATGCCAATGCCAGAGACAACACCATCAACCTCATCCACACTTTCAGGGACTACCTGCACTACCACATAAAGTGCTCCAAG GCCTACATTCACACACGCATGAGGGCCAAGACGTCGGATTTCCTCAAGGTGTTGAACCGCGCTCGACCCGACGCCgagaagaaggagatgaagaCCATCTC TGGAAAGACTTTCTCCCGCTGA
- the LOC125000545 gene encoding intermediate filament protein ON3-like, translating into MSKPGDFSSQTYSPGSSGPTKSYPTTKVDSSGKSREKDDMVGLNDKFVQLIDKVKKEEDENKKLDTKLKILKQQEDYNGKVEELVKQEERILEQQIEQLLIDQEKLKDGLETAQKEVEDTKRRYEDELRKKVDLENDFVIAKKAVDESHLEEIDKALELEDLMRKLDFLREGFEEEIKELESQVQNETVVIRDSNKRNLDMNEIIESVRAQYVNMAARTREEAEQWNQRKMDALVTSAGQREQEVRDIKREISDIIRLIQRLTGDLDALKRKQEHQSKEIDDIRKEGDERIEQARKNIAQLEEALKRAKQDLAGQIREHQELLNLKLALDIEIATYRKLLEGEEQRILYARDY; encoded by the exons ATGTCCAAACCGGGAGACTTCAGCAGCCAGACCTACAGCCCGGGTAGCTCGGGACCGACCAAAAGCTACCCGACCACCAAAGTGGACTCGTCGGGTAAATCCCGGGAGAAGGATGACATGGTTGGACTCAATGACAAGTTCGTCCAGCTGATCGATAAA gtcaaaaaggaggaggacgagaatAAAAAGCTTGACACGAAGCTGAAGATCCTCAAGCAGCAGGAGGATTACAATGGGAAGGTCGAGGAGCTCGTGAAGCAGGAGGAGCGCATCCTGGAGCAGCAGATTGAGCAGCTGCTCATCGAccaggagaagctgaaggacgGACTGGAAACGGCCCAGAAGGAGGTGGAAGATACTAAGAGGAG GTATGAGGACGAACTGAGAAAGAAAGTTGATTTGGAGAATGATTTTGTCATCGCCAAAAAG GCTGTGGACGAAAGTCACTTGGAGGAAATAGATAAGGCTCTGGAGTTGGAGGACCTGATGCGAAAGCTGGACTTCCTCAGGGAAGGCTTCGAAGAG GAGATCAAGGAGCTGGAATCCCAGGTCCAGAACGAGACAGTGGTCATACGTGACAGCAACAAGCGGAATCTGGACATGAACGAGATCATCGAGTCTGTCAGGGCTCAGTATGTCAACATGGCTGCCCGCACCAGGGAGGAAGCTGAGCAGTGGAACCAAAGAAAA ATGGATGCTTTGGTGACATCTGCAGGACAGCGTGAGCAGGAAGTGCGTGACATAAAGAGGGAGATCTCGGATATTATACGCTTAATCCAGAGGCTCACAGGAGACCTGGATGCTCTCAAGAGGAAG CAAGAGCATCAGAGCAAAGAAATTGATGACATTAGAAAAGAAGGCGACGAGCGCATTGAACAAGCCCGGAAGAACATCGCCCAGCTGGAGGAGGCCCTGAAGCGGGCCAAGCAGGACTTGGCGGGACAGATCCGAGAGCACCAGGAGCTGCTGAACCTCAAGCTGGCCCTGGACATCGAGATCGCCACCTACCGCAAGCTGCTGGAGGGCGAGGAGCAGAG GATTCTCTACGCTCGAG Attactaa